gccttgttcaggggcagaacgacagatttttaccttgtcagctcggggatttgatcttgcaacctttcggttgctctaaccactaggccacctgtcACCCGTTatggccagaagaggactggtcaccgctctgagcctggttcctctctcggtttcttccaaGGTACCTGCTTTCTAGGGAGTTGTTTgtggccactgtgcttctacatctgcatttaTTGCTCTttggggattttaggctgggtttctgttaaGCACTGTGACAactactgatgtaaaaagggcttcataaaatacatttgattggcaTGTGTATCAcaccaactgactggttcttttgttgttcacacaggagaccaTCTGGAGACATTCTCTACATCCAGGGAGCAACAGCAGGAAGATCAGAGAGCTAAGAGGTCTCATCACTGCCCACATTGTGAAGAGATTTTCCCATTTCTATCAAAGCTAAAAATACAcctaaaaatacacacaggagagaagccatactcctgctcagactgtggaaaatgcttcaaaacatcaaCGGTGCTAAAAcgtcatcagagaacacacacaggagagaagccttattcctgctctgactgtggaaaatgttttaaatcATCAAATGAGCTAAAAgctcaccagagaacacacacaggagagaagccttacgtctgctctgactgtggaacaaGTTTCTCTCAACTTTCCCACTTAAaatcacatgaacgtatacatacaggtgAAAAGCCTTacatctgctctgactgtggattGAGATTCTCTCGTCTGGGCaccttaaaaacacaccaacgtatacacacaggagagaagccttactcctgcacTGACTGTGGAAAATACTTCACAACGTCAACTGatctaaaagttcatcagagaacacacacaggagagaagccttactcctgctctgactgtggaaaatgttttaaaacatcaaaagaggtaaaagttcatcagagaacacacacaggagagaagccttactcctgctctgactgtggaaaatgcttcacaacatcaactgaTCTAAAATTTcatcagaaaacacacacaggagagaagccttattcctgctctgactgtggaaaaggttttaaaacatcaaataaGCTTAAAGttcaccagagaatacacacaggagagaagccttacgtctgctctgactgtggaactaGTTTCTCGCAACTTTCCAACTTAAaatcacatgaacgtatacatacaggggagaagccatactcctgctctgactgtggaaaatgcttcaaaacatcaactgtGCTAACAGTTcatcagagaccagacacaggagggaagccttattcctgctctgactgtggaaaaagttttaaaacatcaaataagcttaaagttcaccagagaacacacacaggagagaagccttacgtctgctctgactgtggaactaGTTTCTCGCAACTTTCCAACTTAAaatcacatgaacgtatacatacaggggagaagccatactcctgctctgactgtggaaaatgcttcaaaacatcaaTTTTGCTaacagttcatcagagaacacacacaggagagaagccttattactgctctgactgtgtaaatgcttcacaacatcaactAAGCTAAAAGTTCATCGGAGAACATgtacaggagaaaagccttacacCTGTTCTGACTGTGGGGTGAGTTTCTCTCGACTGGATACCTTAAACACACACCAACATATACATAAAGGAgagaagccatactcctgctctgTTTGTGTAAAATGCTTCAAAACAGCAACCGAGCTAatagttcatcagagaacacgcATGAGAGAAGCCTGCTTACGTCTGCTCTGACTTTTGGGTGAGTTTCTCTCACCATAGCAACTTAACACACCAATGTAgtcacacaggagagaagtctTACTCCTGCTCTGTGGAAGGGTGGGTGTGTAACTCAAACTTCTAGCCAAAGGCTGCTGTGTTTAGAATCTCAtcaaggaggactgtagcattttagctaatcagcaactttgcaactacttactactttttagctattacttagcatgttagcttagCATGCAACTACTTAGTATGTTAGGTAACCTTTCCCCTAAAACCATTTAACCCCTCACCCctaacctagctaacgttagcaacaacaaattggaattcgtaacatattgtatggATAGCAATGCGTAGAATAACATaagaattgtaattcgtaacatacgATACAAGTCATATTATACTGAACCACAAtctaaatgcaacaatttcaaagatttatagttcgtataaggaaatcagtcattttaaataaatgaggccataatctatggatatcacatgactgggcaggggctcaGCCATGGGTGGGacttgggagggcataggcccacttgggagccaggcccattcAATCGGCATGAGTTTTTCCCCATAAAAGGTCTTGATTTCAGACAGAAATACTACTCAGCCCCCTcccagacaatcctgcaggtgaagaggtcctgggctgccgtggttacatgtgatctgcagttgtgaggccagttggatgtactgccaaattctctaaaaggacgttagaggtggcttatggtagagatatACATATTGAATTCTCTCCTGCAGTCATCATGACAATTGCACATTCCCTGAACTTGGGATAtatgtgacattgtgttgtgtggccttttattgtcccccagcacaacatttacatttacatttaagtcatttagcagacgctcttatccagagcgacttacaaattggtgaattcaccttctgacatcagtggaacagccactttacaatagtgcatctaaatcatttaagggggggaaggattgctttatcctatcctaggtattccttgaagaggtggggtttcaggtgtctccggaaggtggtgattgactccgctgtcctggcgtcgtgagggagtttgttccaccattgggggccagagcagcaaacagttttgactgggctgagcgggaactgtacttcctcagtggtagggaggcgagcaggccagaggtggatgaacgcagtgcccttgtttgggtgtagggcctgatcagagcctggaggtactgcggtgccgttcccctcacagctccgtaggcaagcaccatggtcttgtagcggatgcgagcttcaactggaagccagtggagagagcggaggagcggggtgacgtgagagaacttgggaaggttgaacaccagacgggctgcggcgttctggatgagttgtaggggtttaatggcacaggcagggagcccagccaacagcgagttgcagtaatccagacgggagatgacaagtgcctggattaggacctgcgccgcttcctgtgtgaggcaggggcgtactctgcggatgttgtagagcatgaacctacaggaacgggccaccgccttgatgttagttgagaacgacagggtgttgtccaggatcacgccaaggttcttagcgctctgggaggaggaaacaatggagttgtcaaccgtgatggcgagatcatggaacgggcagtccttccccgggaggaagagcagctccgtcttgccgaggttcagcttgaggtggtgatccgtcatccacactgatatgtctgccagacatgcagagatgcgattcgccacctggtcatcagaagggggaaaggagaagattaattgtgtgtcgtctgcatagcaatgataggagagaccatgtgaggttatgacagagccaagtgacttggtgtatagcgagaataggagagggcctagaacagagccctgggggacaccagtggtgagagcgcgtggcgaggagacagattctcgccacgccacctggtaggagcgacctgtcaggtaggacgcaatccacaCAAAGTGCACTTGTGCAATGATAATGCTGTTTTATCagcatcttgatatgccacacctgtcaggtggatggattatcttgacaaaggctgaaatgctcacgaacagggatgtaaacaatgttgtgcacaacatttgagagaaatttgTTTTTTCTGCACATGGAACATTGCTggaatgttttatttcagctcatgaaaccaacactttacatgtttagtgtatattttagttcagtttatattggtattgtaatgtaacctaacatactaaatggagtggcaCGAATGTTTTTGTAATACATAAGTTTTGCTCTGAGACCAAGTGGTCCCTCTGCAGTATTCTGTGGGAATGAGTTAGTAGACacttctttaaaaaaacaaacattttttgaacctttatttaacgaggcaagtctgttaagaacaaattcttatttacaatgatggcctaggaacagtgggttaactgccttggcagaacaacagagttttaccttgtcagctcggggaccttttggttactggcccaatgctctaaccacaagtcTACCTTCCGCCCCTAACATGTATCAGATAGAGATGGTGTGATGATCACTTTTCACCACTAGTTTGGGGGGATTattttacaactttatttaatgATACACAGTTTATGAAATGAATCCATGTGTTTATTAATTGTCTTTAAAACTAGATGAGTTATTTTAGTTATTGATCATGAATGTGTTTGGATAACTGCATTGAAACAAACTTTATTGATCTGCCAATGAAAAATAAAGTTACATGAATATGTACTGGTCAACCTCTTCTCTTTAGTATTCAGTTCTTCATATTAGATCTGACTGTGTGAATGGTTCTTATGGGTGATGCAGTGCCTTANNNNNNNNNNNNNNNNNNNNNNNNNNNNNNNNNNNNNNNNNNNNNNNNNNNNNNNNNNNNNNNNNNNNNNNNNNNNNNNNNNNNNNNNNNNNNNNNNNNNNNNNNNNNNNNNNNNNNNNNNNNNNNNNNNNNNNNNNNNNNNNNNNNNNNNNNNNNNNNNNNNNNNNNNNNNNNNNNNNNNNNNNNNNNNNNNNNNNNNNNNNNNNNNNNNNNNNNNNNNNNNNNNNNNNNNNNNNNNNNNNNNNNNNNNNNNNNNNNNNNNNNNNNNNNNNNNNNNNNNNNNNNNNNNNNNNNNNNNNNNNNNNNNNNNNNNNNNNNNNNNNNNNNNNNNNNNNNNNNNNNNNNNNNNNNNNNNNNNNNNNNNNNNNNNNNNNNNNNNNNNNNNNNNNNNNNNNNNNNNNNNNNNNNNNNNNNNNNNNNNNNNNNNNNNNNNNNNNNNNNNNNNNNNNNNNNNNNNNNNNNNNNNNNNNNNNNNNNNNNNNNNNNNNNNNNNNNNNNNNgtaccagtacagagggattcTGAGAGGAGCCCTGTGAGTAGtaagatctgtaccagtacagagggatactGAGAGAGCCCTGTGAGttgtagatctgtaccagtacagagttctGAGAGGAGCCCTAGCCAGTTGTAGATATGCCAGTGGGGATTCTGAGAGGAGCCCTGTGAGTTGTAGATATTACCAGTACAGAGGATTCTGAGAGGAGCCCTGTGGTTGTAGAtatgtaccagtacagagggatactGAGAGGAGCcctgagtagtagatctgtaccagtacagagggatactGAGAGGAGCCCTGTGAGttgtagatctgtaccagtacagagggattcTGAGGAGCCCCCTGTGAGTAGTAGATAGaactgtaccagtacagagggattcTGAGAGGAGCcctgtgagtagtagatctgtaccagtacagagggatactGAGAGGAGCcctgtgagtagtagatctgtaccagtacagagggatactGAGAGGAGCCCTGTGAGttgtagatctgtaccagtacagagggattcTGAGAGGAGCcctgtgagtagtagatctgtaccagtacagagggatactGAGAGGAGCCCTGTGAGttgtagatctgtaccagtacagagggattcTGTATGAAATGGAAATGGAATGTAAATCACAGACAATAGATGTGGCAGCAGCTGAGAAGTACTTCAACGTACGAGACTGGAGATCAGAGGAGTTACAGGGTGGTGTCCTGTTCTCCCAGGTCATCGGCATGATGCAGGAGCAGATAGGGTCACGGTAACAATGTCCCTCttggagggaac
This genomic window from Oncorhynchus masou masou isolate Uvic2021 unplaced genomic scaffold, UVic_Omas_1.1 unplaced_scaffold_799, whole genome shotgun sequence contains:
- the LOC135537499 gene encoding zinc finger protein 664-like; amino-acid sequence: MASVKLEDCSQTLELNVNIKDEEEEEKIRTTVSHGDHLETFSTSREQQQEDQRAKRSHHCPHCEEIFPFLSKLKIHLKIHTGEKPYSCSDCGKCFKTSTVLKRHQRTHTGEKPYSCSDCGKCFKSSNELKAHQRTHTGEKPYVCSDCGTSFSQLSHLKSHERIHTGEKPYICSDCGLRFSRLGTLKTHQRIHTGEKPYSCTDCGKYFTTSTDLKVHQRTHTGEKPYSCSDCGKCFKTSKEVKVHQRTHTGEKPYSCSDCGKCFTTSTDLKFHQKTHTGEKPYSCSDCGKGFKTSNKLKVHQRIHTGEKPYVCSDCGTSFSQLSNLKSHERIHTGEKPYSCSDCGKCFKTSTVLTVHQRPDTGGKPYSCSDCGKSFKTSNKLKVHQRTHTGEKPYVCSDCGTSFSQLSNLKSHERIHTGEKPYSCSDCGKCFKTSILLTVHQRTHTGEKPYYCSDCVNASQHQLS